The DNA region TGGACCTGCCCCGCGACGCGCACGGGTACGGGCACACCCCCGAGGACGTCGCGAAGGTGCGTGTGTCGGCCGACCTGCTGGCCGGTTACTACCACGCCGTGCACCGCGAGTCGCTGCAGTATGTGGCCTCGCTGTCGGCAGATGAACTGACTCGGGTCGTCGACCGGCACTGGAACCCGCCGGTGACGGCCGGCGCACGGCTGGTCAGCATCATCGACGACGCGGCCCAGCATCTGGGCCAGGCCGCGTACCTGCGTGGCATCGCCCCGCAGTCAGTTTGACGGGCGTCAACAGGACGGAGACGCGTGTCACGCCGCTCGTTAGCATAGGGCTATGAGCGCCACGCCCGATGTCGAGCTGCCCGACCCGTTCACCGGCACCGGGACGATCAGGAACCCGGCGACCGGGGGCGTTGTCGGTGAGGTGCACTGGACCGATCCGGGCGACGTGCCGCGACTGGCCGCCGGGCTGCGGGCGGCTCAGCGTGACTGGGAAGCGCGCGGTCCGAAGGGCCGGGCGAAGGTATTGGCGCGGTACGCCGTCTGGCTCGGTGAGCATCGAAGCGAGATCGAGGACCTGCTGATCGCCGAAACCGGCAAGTCCGCGGTCGACGCCGCCCAGGAAGTACCGCTGATCCTGATGATCACCTCGTACTACATCCGGACCATGGACAAGGCGCTGGCGCCGGAGTCACGGCCGGCTGCGCTGCCGTTCCTGTCGATCAAGAAGATCTCGGTGCACTACCGGCCGCGGCCGGTGGTCGGCATCATCGCGCCGTGGAACTATCCGGTCGCCAATGCGCTGATGGATGCGATCGGGGCGTTGGCCGCCGGCTGCTCGGTGCTGCTCAAGCCCTCTGAGCGCACTCCGCTGACCGCCGAGTTGCTGCTGCGAGGGTGGCTCGATTCCGGCGCACCCGAGGTGCTGGCTCTATCCCAGGGCGCGCGGGCGGTTTCCGAGGCGGTCATCGACAACGCCGACTTCGTTCAGTTCACCGGTTCCAGCGCGACCGGCGCGAAGGTGATGGAGCGTGCGGCGCGTCGGCTGACCCCGGTGAGCCTGGAGCTCGGCGGCAAGGACCCGATGATCGTGCTGGAGGACGCCGACATCGACCTTGCGGCGCACGCCGCGGTCTGGGGTGCGATGTTCAACGCCGGCCAGACCTGCGTGTCGGTCGAGCGGGCCTACGTCCTCGAGCCCGTCTACGACCAGTTCGTCGACGCCGTGGTGCGCGACGTGAAGAACCTCAAGGTGGGCAGCGGAGCGGGTCACGATGTGGGCTCCCTGATCGACCAGAGCCAGGTCGACGTCGCCGAACGGCACATTGCCGATGCGGTGGCCAAGGGCGCGCGCGTGCTGACCGGCGGCAAGCGCGGCACCGGGCCCGGAAGCTTCTACGAGCCCACGGTGCTCGTCGACGTCGACCACTCGATGTCCTGCATGACCGAGGAGACATTCGGTCCGACGCTGCCGATCATGAAGGTCTCCTCGGTCGATGAGGCGGTTCGGCTGGCCAACGACAGCCCGTACGGATTGTCGGCCGCGGTGTTCTCCAAGGACATTGATCGCGCCAATAGCGTTGCACTGCAACTTGATTGCGGTGGAGTCAACGTCAACGACGTGATTTCGAACCTGATGTGCACCACCGCCCCGATGGGTGGCTGGAAGACCTCGGGTATCGGTGCGCGGTTCGGAGGTCCGGAGGGTCTGCGCAAGTACTGCCGGATTGAGACCGTGGTCAGCCCCCGCACCAACGTCGGCGCCGGCGGCAACTACTACCACAACTCCCACCGGGCGCTGAAGCGGATGAACACGATGATGACCAAACTCGCGCTGATCCGGCCCCGCCGGATCGCCAAATAGACGCTCCGCCACCAGCGATGCGTTTTCTGGCTGCGCTACTACTGTGGCTGCTCACCACCGTCGCGCTGGCCGCGTCGGTGCCCGCGCTGTGGACGCAGGCGACGATCGTCAACGAGAACGGTTATGCCGCGCTGGCCGCTTCGGCCGCGGAGGATCCTCGGCTGCGACAGGCGATGGCCGACGAACTGACCACCCAGGCGATCGCGCTGGCTGCCGAGAACGGGTTTAACCTCAACCTGCAGTTGGTTTCTCGGGTGGCCGATTCCTACACTCACAACGAAGGATTCAGCGGACAGTTCGCCCAGGCCAATCGCATCGCACACCGGTGGATGTTCACCGGAGCTGTGCCCAGCGGCAACTCGACCGACCAGTGGCTGATCGATGTGGCACCCATGCTGGCCGACCCGTCATTCGACGCCACGCTGGGCAGCCTCGACCTTCAGGTGCCCGACAGCCTGACGGTGCCGATCACCGTGGACTCGCCGGAGTTGCGACCCGGCAAGCTGCGGTGGCTGGCGACCTGGGGGCCATGGGTCAGCATCGGGGCGGCCGTGGTGACGGTCCTGCTGGCGCTGCTGACGCTGGCTGCGGCGCGCTCGCGCGGCAAAGCGCTGACAGCGCTGGGGGTTTCGGCTCTGCTGGTCGGCGCTGCGGGGTGGGCCGGTATCGAGATGGCCGACCGCTACCGCGACGCGGCGCTGGACCAGACGGCCGGCAATATCCGAACCGTGGCCGAGGTGATGGTGGCCCACGCTGTGGACAGCCTGCACCACTGGCTCAACGTCACGCTGATTGCCGGTGGTGGGCTGGTGGTGCTGGGCGTGGTCGCCGCGGGGCTCGGGGGGATGCTGCGGCGCTCGGGGTGAGCCGTGAGCTCAGCGCGGCAGCAAGCCGATCTGCCGGTACACGGCACGGAGATACCGACGCATCTCGGCGGTGTCGGGCGGATGTGGTTGCAGCGCCCGATACATGACGGCGCCCACCATCATGTCGATGGCGACCTCGGTATCGGTGTCGGCGGCGACGGTGCCGAGCTCGCGGGCGCGTTCGAGGAGTCGGCCGGCCAGTATGCGGCGGGGCACGATGTAGTTCTCCCAGTAGGTGGCCATCAGTTCGGGATGGCTGACCGCGGACCCGAACACCCTGGCGACCAGCGCCCGGTACTGCGGAGTGCTGGTCGCGGCCGCCGCACTCTCGATGGCGGTTTCGACGAGCTCATACGGCGATTCAGTGTCGATCTGTTCAGCGGAGGCGTGTGCGACGTCGTCGGCGACCAGCACCTCCATGGCTGCGGCGATGACTTCTTCCTTGTTGGCCCAGCGGCGGTACACGGTGGGCTTTCCGACCCCGGCCTGCCGGGCAATCTGCTCCATGCTCGTGCCCTCGACGCCCCGTTCGATGAACAGCTCCAGCGCGACGCGAAGGATCGCCCGGTCGGTCGCGGCGTGTCGCGGTCGACCGCGAGCGGCGCCGGGGGTCACCGTGCACGACCGGTCTGCAGAGCACCCGTCAGCCAGCGGTCCAGGCTCGCCGAGTCGGAGGCCGCACCCCGCCAGGCCAGGTGGGCATCGGGGCGGATCAGCAGCACCTCGTCGCTGCGGTGGTTGAGGGTGGTGACGAAGTCGCCGAGATGGCCGCGTGCCACCTCGGCAGGTGCCCGGTCTGCGTCGGCCGGGAGCAGCAGCGCCCAGTGGGCGCCGAGTTCGCGGTGGATGCTGGTCGCCGTGCCGTCGGGGCGATGGCAAACCGTGTCGGCAACGCGATCTCCCGGTCGCAGTCTGCGGCCCGAACCGCCCAGTGGGCCCTTGTGATAGCTGA from Mycobacterium sp. SMC-4 includes:
- a CDS encoding aldehyde dehydrogenase family protein, which codes for MSATPDVELPDPFTGTGTIRNPATGGVVGEVHWTDPGDVPRLAAGLRAAQRDWEARGPKGRAKVLARYAVWLGEHRSEIEDLLIAETGKSAVDAAQEVPLILMITSYYIRTMDKALAPESRPAALPFLSIKKISVHYRPRPVVGIIAPWNYPVANALMDAIGALAAGCSVLLKPSERTPLTAELLLRGWLDSGAPEVLALSQGARAVSEAVIDNADFVQFTGSSATGAKVMERAARRLTPVSLELGGKDPMIVLEDADIDLAAHAAVWGAMFNAGQTCVSVERAYVLEPVYDQFVDAVVRDVKNLKVGSGAGHDVGSLIDQSQVDVAERHIADAVAKGARVLTGGKRGTGPGSFYEPTVLVDVDHSMSCMTEETFGPTLPIMKVSSVDEAVRLANDSPYGLSAAVFSKDIDRANSVALQLDCGGVNVNDVISNLMCTTAPMGGWKTSGIGARFGGPEGLRKYCRIETVVSPRTNVGAGGNYYHNSHRALKRMNTMMTKLALIRPRRIAK
- a CDS encoding TetR/AcrR family transcriptional regulator, whose protein sequence is MTPGAARGRPRHAATDRAILRVALELFIERGVEGTSMEQIARQAGVGKPTVYRRWANKEEVIAAAMEVLVADDVAHASAEQIDTESPYELVETAIESAAAATSTPQYRALVARVFGSAVSHPELMATYWENYIVPRRILAGRLLERARELGTVAADTDTEVAIDMMVGAVMYRALQPHPPDTAEMRRYLRAVYRQIGLLPR
- a CDS encoding mycothiol transferase; its protein translation is MADADAARELLRDFFTRLIEHVDEVTDGLTDEAALFRPTPQANTIAWLTWHSARIQDAQLCDIAGTEQVWLRDGWVDRFALDLPRDAHGYGHTPEDVAKVRVSADLLAGYYHAVHRESLQYVASLSADELTRVVDRHWNPPVTAGARLVSIIDDAAQHLGQAAYLRGIAPQSV